One genomic segment of Pleurocapsa minor HA4230-MV1 includes these proteins:
- a CDS encoding PRC-barrel domain-containing protein: protein MREISLDTQVLCLDGECGKSSHVIIEQNSQKVTHLVVSNSHLLDSHKYLVSIEYVVKTSSDSIQLSCTKEELALFPPFTEMRFFNPTTSKYEPLKNFGDEAIFHSSSYLMWSDTSLSGDLLSTPIKQELIPAGTIAVHRGASIEATDGHIGRVEEFLIDPDNKHLTHLVLQEGHLWDKKELTLPMSAIARMDQDYIYLNLDKKTVKSLSKADD from the coding sequence ATGCGAGAAATTTCTTTAGATACCCAGGTGTTATGCCTTGATGGTGAATGTGGTAAATCGAGTCATGTAATTATCGAGCAAAATAGCCAAAAAGTTACCCACCTGGTAGTGAGTAATTCTCATCTGTTAGATTCTCATAAATATTTAGTCTCGATTGAATATGTGGTAAAAACTAGTTCAGACTCAATCCAGTTAAGCTGTACTAAAGAAGAACTGGCTCTTTTTCCTCCGTTTACCGAGATGCGTTTCTTTAATCCTACTACGTCTAAATATGAACCTTTGAAAAATTTTGGCGACGAAGCGATTTTCCACAGTAGCTCTTATTTAATGTGGTCTGATACATCTTTGAGTGGCGATCTTTTGTCTACCCCCATCAAACAAGAATTAATTCCTGCTGGCACAATAGCGGTGCATCGGGGTGCATCAATCGAAGCTACTGACGGTCATATTGGACGAGTTGAGGAATTTTTAATCGATCCAGACAATAAACATCTTACTCATTTAGTGCTGCAAGAAGGACATCTGTGGGACAAAAAAGAATTGACCTTACCGATGTCGGCGATCGCTCGTATGGATCAGGATTATATTTACTTGAACCTAGACAAAAAAACAGTTAAATCTCTGTCGAAAGCTGATGATTAA
- the hemH gene encoding ferrochelatase: MGRIGVLLLNLGGPDKIEDVRPFLYNLFADPEIIRLPVKAFQKPLAWLISSLRAKTSEANYLEIGGGSPLREITEAQASALEEKLKEMGQDAKIYIGMRYWHPFTEEAIAQIKSDGIKEVVILPLYPQFSISTSGSSFRVLEEMWSEDPGLKDVDYTLVSSWYDNPGYLRSMADLIGQELDKFPNPHQAHVFFSAHGVPVSYVEEAGDPYKEQIEQCTRLIMETLGRTNHYTLAYQSKVGPVEWLKPYTDDALKELGEKGIKDLAVVPISFVSEHIETLQEIDIEYREVAEEAGIENFHRVPALNVHPGFIDSLAHIVVDSLDDRPCSFADVIHPKKNMKMYPQEKWQWGLTTAAEVWNGRLAMLGFIGLLVELLSGSGPLHMVGIL; the protein is encoded by the coding sequence ATGGGTCGTATTGGAGTTTTGCTGCTCAACTTAGGCGGGCCCGATAAAATCGAAGATGTCCGTCCTTTTTTATATAATTTGTTCGCCGATCCTGAGATTATCAGACTGCCTGTTAAAGCGTTTCAGAAGCCTTTAGCCTGGTTAATATCCTCCTTAAGAGCCAAAACATCTGAGGCAAACTATCTCGAAATTGGTGGCGGTTCTCCACTGCGAGAAATCACTGAAGCCCAAGCCAGTGCTTTAGAAGAGAAGCTTAAAGAAATGGGACAAGATGCCAAGATCTATATTGGTATGCGCTACTGGCATCCGTTTACAGAAGAGGCGATCGCCCAAATTAAAAGCGACGGGATCAAAGAAGTAGTTATTTTGCCACTCTATCCGCAATTTTCCATTAGCACTAGTGGTTCGAGCTTTCGGGTTTTAGAAGAAATGTGGTCAGAAGATCCTGGCTTAAAAGATGTAGACTACACATTAGTATCTTCTTGGTATGACAATCCTGGCTACTTGCGATCGATGGCAGATCTAATTGGTCAAGAGCTAGATAAATTTCCCAACCCTCATCAAGCTCACGTGTTTTTTAGCGCCCATGGTGTTCCTGTAAGCTATGTAGAAGAAGCAGGCGATCCTTATAAAGAGCAAATTGAGCAATGTACACGCTTAATTATGGAAACTCTTGGTCGTACCAATCACTACACTTTGGCATACCAGAGTAAAGTCGGCCCTGTAGAATGGTTAAAACCCTACACTGATGATGCACTTAAAGAGTTAGGCGAAAAAGGCATCAAAGATCTAGCCGTCGTACCCATCAGCTTTGTTTCTGAACATATTGAAACGTTACAAGAAATTGATATTGAATACCGCGAAGTTGCAGAAGAAGCAGGAATTGAGAATTTTCACCGTGTTCCTGCCTTAAATGTCCATCCTGGCTTTATCGATTCTTTAGCCCATATCGTCGTTGATTCTCTGGACGATCGCCCTTGCTCTTTTGCCGATGTGATTCACCCGAAGAAAAACATGAAGATGTATCCTCAAGAAAAGTGGCAATGGGGTTTAACCACGGCTGCGGAAGTTTGGAATGGTCGTTTAGCAATGTTGGGCTTTATTGGTTTATTGGTTGAGTTACTTAGTGGTAGTGGCCCATTACATATGGTCGGCATACTATAG
- a CDS encoding ribulose-phosphate 3-epimerase, with protein MTNKKTVISPSILSADFSRLGAEIEAIDRAGADWIHIDVMDGRFVPNITIGPMIVEAVRPHTTKPLDVHLMIVEPEKYVEDFAKAGADIISVHAEHNASPHLHRTLGQIRELGKQAGVVLNPGTPLSFIEHVLPLCDLILIMSVNPGFGGQSFIEEMVGKVASLRKMCDERGLDPWIEVDGGLKPNNTWQVLEAGANAIVAGSAVFKAPDYAEAIEGIRNSKRPQPELATAK; from the coding sequence ATGACTAATAAGAAAACTGTTATTTCCCCCTCGATTTTATCCGCAGACTTCAGCCGTCTTGGTGCAGAAATTGAAGCCATAGATCGAGCAGGTGCAGATTGGATTCATATTGATGTAATGGACGGTAGATTTGTCCCTAACATCACAATTGGCCCAATGATTGTCGAGGCAGTTCGTCCTCATACGACTAAACCCCTTGATGTTCACTTAATGATCGTCGAACCTGAAAAGTATGTCGAAGATTTTGCCAAAGCAGGTGCAGATATTATCTCTGTTCACGCAGAACATAACGCTTCTCCTCATTTACACCGCACTTTAGGTCAAATTCGCGAGCTGGGTAAACAAGCTGGTGTAGTTTTAAATCCTGGTACGCCGTTATCTTTCATTGAACACGTACTGCCTCTATGTGACCTAATTTTGATTATGAGCGTTAACCCTGGTTTTGGCGGTCAAAGCTTTATTGAAGAAATGGTCGGTAAAGTAGCCAGCCTACGCAAGATGTGTGATGAAAGAGGACTAGATCCTTGGATTGAAGTTGATGGTGGACTAAAACCCAACAATACTTGGCAGGTATTAGAAGCAGGCGCTAATGCGATCGTCGCGGGTTCGGCGGTATTCAAAGCTCCAGATTACGCTGAAGCAATTGAAGGTATTCGTAATAGCAAACGTCCTCAACCTGAACTGGCTACCGCCAAGTAA
- a CDS encoding uracil-DNA glycosylase: MSDLETLISQVQQEAQRAEFPIDVPVYKSAGLEPTKPILYAGNLTSSLCFFGRDLGKDEVQARQPLIGASGTMVRQGFYYAVHKNKAPSRTELDNTTIERVLLTNTVPYKPPGNKAYLMKVKNRFRPFIEQLFVFHWQGNQVITLGTEAFKWFAPYGAKGEIDSFYRRSDRFENQLTVNLSATDDQGISHHKAIALLPLPHPSPLNQQYYDAFPKMLQQRLSQVEF; this comes from the coding sequence ATGTCCGATCTTGAAACTCTAATTTCTCAGGTACAACAAGAAGCACAGCGCGCAGAATTTCCCATCGACGTTCCCGTATATAAATCTGCGGGACTTGAACCAACCAAACCAATTCTTTATGCAGGAAATTTGACTAGTTCCCTGTGTTTTTTTGGTCGTGACTTAGGCAAAGATGAAGTTCAGGCTCGGCAACCTTTAATTGGTGCTTCAGGCACAATGGTTAGACAGGGTTTTTATTACGCAGTGCATAAAAATAAAGCTCCTTCAAGAACAGAGCTAGATAATACAACGATTGAGCGAGTTTTATTAACTAATACGGTTCCCTATAAGCCACCAGGTAATAAAGCTTATTTAATGAAGGTGAAAAATAGATTTCGTCCTTTTATAGAACAATTGTTTGTGTTTCATTGGCAAGGAAATCAAGTTATTACATTAGGCACAGAAGCTTTTAAATGGTTTGCTCCCTATGGCGCTAAAGGAGAAATTGATAGTTTTTATCGCCGTAGCGATCGCTTTGAAAATCAATTAACTGTGAACCTTAGCGCTACAGATGACCAGGGCATATCCCACCATAAAGCGATCGCGCTGTTACCTTTACCCCATCCTTCTCCACTCAATCAGCAATACTATGACGCGTTTCCCAAAATGTTGCAGCAGAGGCTGTCCCAGGTTGAGTTTTGA
- the sfsA gene encoding DNA/RNA nuclease SfsA, giving the protein MSLIYQYPSLIPGRLIKRYKRFLADIELVTGEVITAHCPNTGPMTGICTPDSLVQVSKSDNPQRKLAYTWEMIQLGSTWVGTNTAIPNRVIKLALQQQLLPELANKCKVIRSEVAYGKDNKSRIDFLLTGDSTQPTIYVEVKSVTLSTGNLALFPDTVTLRGQKHLRELTDLVPETKAVMLYFINRGDCDTFAPSDTCDPKYGELLRQAVAQGVQVLPYRFEITPQGISCLGVADFLACEPIVN; this is encoded by the coding sequence ATGAGCCTAATCTATCAATATCCTTCCCTAATTCCTGGTCGCCTCATCAAACGCTATAAAAGATTTTTGGCAGATATCGAATTGGTTACAGGGGAAGTTATTACGGCGCACTGTCCCAATACAGGGCCAATGACGGGAATTTGCACGCCCGATAGTTTAGTGCAGGTATCTAAGAGCGATAATCCCCAACGCAAGCTGGCATACACCTGGGAAATGATTCAGCTCGGCTCTACCTGGGTTGGCACCAATACCGCCATACCTAACCGAGTAATTAAATTAGCGTTGCAGCAGCAACTCTTGCCTGAATTAGCCAATAAATGTAAGGTCATTCGTTCTGAAGTTGCCTATGGTAAGGATAATAAGAGTCGAATTGATTTTTTGTTAACAGGAGACAGCACCCAACCTACGATATATGTTGAAGTAAAAAGCGTCACTCTCAGTACGGGTAACTTAGCTTTATTTCCCGATACAGTTACCCTACGGGGACAAAAACATCTGCGAGAATTAACCGATTTAGTTCCCGAAACCAAAGCTGTGATGCTTTATTTTATCAATCGAGGCGACTGCGATACCTTTGCCCCTAGCGATACCTGTGACCCAAAATATGGTGAGCTATTACGCCAGGCGGTGGCTCAAGGAGTACAAGTTTTGCCCTATCGCTTTGAAATTACGCCTCAAGGCATTAGCTGTTTAGGAGTAGCAGATTTTTTAGCTTGTGAACCAATAGTTAACTAA
- a CDS encoding M48 family metalloprotease, with protein MFYLNKLNKNKLIAIVIGFTIAVTTNNFVYAKNLESSNPSLQRLNNTAQFTTAQAYQQLNFDNNYYQKLSEADSFYRQGNLDQAKEIQQRVKPGFNPTATLPPAFDDVAKLDAKQQQSWQRINAAIKTDPELEEVVNSQIFEPLQSLVKENPGFIPGHILLADTHDLYGEEKPALEVIERAAEMYPAREDVLDTKIDLLLLYGKPLEASIAAREFAFSNPDHPKSKAYQEAANQYFAQYKKKLNSKVTTSGILGTIGQVATGNEFGALEIGQVLLAGEKAAGQSFAQNIKAQSKMVDNPEQLKYLNDIGQKLAKLMGRDEFEYEFNIIEDPTPNAFALPGGKIFFHTGMLELMDSEAELAGVLAHEIAHSVLSHSYKQIGESALTGTAANLISSVLGNEAGAVSNVGGLLLSQKFSRDKEKQSDILGLRVLDAAGYSADGLYNVMAKLKKVSGGGATLLSSHPASEERMRYLEELIQTNGYNRYGYEGVDAYQKMFPR; from the coding sequence ATGTTTTATTTAAATAAATTAAACAAAAATAAGCTCATTGCTATAGTTATTGGATTTACAATAGCGGTTACTACCAATAATTTTGTTTATGCTAAAAATTTAGAATCCAGTAATCCAAGTCTTCAGAGATTAAATAATACTGCTCAATTTACTACTGCTCAAGCGTATCAACAATTAAATTTTGATAACAATTACTATCAAAAATTATCTGAAGCAGACAGTTTTTATCGCCAGGGAAATCTTGACCAAGCCAAAGAAATTCAACAGCGCGTTAAGCCTGGATTCAATCCAACAGCAACTCTCCCTCCCGCCTTTGATGATGTAGCCAAATTAGATGCTAAGCAACAACAATCTTGGCAAAGGATTAATGCTGCCATCAAAACAGATCCAGAATTGGAAGAGGTAGTGAATAGTCAAATTTTCGAGCCATTACAGAGTTTAGTTAAAGAAAACCCTGGTTTCATTCCTGGTCATATATTACTAGCAGATACTCACGATTTATATGGCGAAGAAAAACCCGCTTTAGAAGTTATAGAAAGAGCGGCAGAAATGTATCCTGCTAGAGAGGATGTTTTAGATACCAAGATTGATTTACTATTGCTTTATGGCAAACCTTTAGAAGCTTCTATTGCAGCACGAGAATTTGCCTTTAGTAATCCCGATCATCCTAAAAGTAAAGCTTATCAAGAGGCAGCCAATCAGTATTTTGCTCAGTATAAGAAAAAGCTCAACAGTAAAGTTACTACATCAGGAATACTGGGTACTATTGGTCAGGTAGCTACAGGAAACGAATTCGGTGCGTTAGAAATTGGTCAGGTTTTATTGGCGGGAGAAAAGGCAGCAGGACAGTCTTTTGCGCAGAATATTAAGGCTCAATCGAAAATGGTCGACAATCCAGAACAGCTAAAATACCTTAATGATATTGGTCAAAAATTAGCTAAACTAATGGGTCGAGATGAATTTGAGTATGAATTCAATATTATTGAAGATCCGACTCCTAACGCTTTTGCTCTGCCAGGAGGCAAGATATTTTTTCATACAGGAATGCTGGAGTTAATGGATTCTGAGGCGGAGTTGGCAGGGGTATTAGCTCATGAAATAGCTCACTCTGTTTTGTCTCATAGCTATAAGCAGATTGGGGAAAGTGCATTAACTGGGACAGCTGCCAATTTAATCTCTAGTGTATTGGGAAATGAAGCAGGAGCAGTTTCTAATGTGGGAGGATTGCTTTTAAGTCAGAAATTTAGTCGCGATAAAGAGAAACAGTCTGATATTTTGGGTTTGAGAGTATTAGATGCTGCGGGATACTCGGCTGATGGCTTATATAACGTGATGGCAAAACTTAAAAAAGTATCTGGTGGTGGAGCAACCCTATTATCTAGTCACCCTGCTTCAGAAGAAAGAATGCGTTATTTGGAAGAGTTAATTCAGACTAATGGCTACAACCGCTATGGTTATGAAGGCGTAGATGCTTATCAAAAGATGTTTCCTCGATAG
- a CDS encoding DinB family protein produces the protein MSLLSNLQLMSQYNQWMNQKIYQVAQQLGNDKIQQNQGAFFNSLFGTLNHIYVADIIWLRRFAQHTKKYSSLNQLPELFSYTILNQTVTNQIETLNQLRQELDKIIINWCQEIDSQDLEDNLSYTDTQGNYYQKNFGQLIHHFFNHQTHHRGQASTLISQQELDVGVTDLLKIIPEQ, from the coding sequence ATGAGTTTGTTATCTAACTTACAGTTAATGAGCCAATACAACCAGTGGATGAATCAGAAGATCTATCAAGTTGCTCAACAATTGGGTAATGATAAAATTCAACAAAATCAAGGAGCATTTTTCAACTCACTTTTCGGTACGCTCAATCATATTTATGTAGCAGATATTATTTGGCTCAGACGATTTGCCCAACATACCAAAAAGTATTCAAGTCTTAATCAATTACCAGAATTATTCAGCTACACAATATTAAATCAAACTGTAACTAATCAAATAGAAACACTAAATCAATTAAGACAAGAGTTAGACAAAATTATTATTAATTGGTGTCAAGAAATAGACTCTCAAGATTTGGAAGATAATCTATCCTACACTGATACTCAAGGAAATTATTATCAGAAAAACTTTGGTCAATTAATACATCATTTTTTTAATCATCAAACTCACCATCGCGGACAAGCTTCAACTTTAATTAGTCAACAGGAATTAGATGTAGGTGTTACAGATTTACTGAAGATTATACCTGAGCAGTAA
- a CDS encoding GTP-binding protein encodes MGQQTSLQSAQLNQAHASLQQAISWYSSFRRHGNFPPSDRLQAAVKTDLQSLQNALERLDRQAIRISTFGLVSCGKSSLINALLGEEVVATGPLHGVTQSLTILRWSPSLESGLDAELIDTPGLDEVTGEARAVMARSIAQKSDLILFVVAGDITRTEYQALCELRSTQKPLILVFNKIDLYPDLDRQKIYRQLQKLNVANSGSLLEDIIAPHEIVTVAAKPQPIQVRTESAEGTVAHTWEYPEPEIESLRDALVQILQQEGKSLLALNALVQARDAELNIARKTIELRQLEAQEIIAKYARYKAIAVAANPIIFADLIGGLVADLALIRSLSKLYGLPITTFEAGNLLRRILASTGGLLLGEVGSSLFLSVGKSGAILSSGFDSAGAITAYLGTASVQGAIAGYGTFVIGRVAQVYLEQGCTWGEMGASTLIKQILSQVEPNTIIYRLKQELMQL; translated from the coding sequence GTGGGTCAGCAAACATCGTTACAGTCAGCTCAATTAAATCAGGCTCATGCCAGCTTGCAACAAGCGATTTCTTGGTATTCTAGTTTTCGCCGTCATGGTAATTTCCCTCCTAGCGATCGCCTTCAAGCAGCAGTCAAAACTGATTTACAGTCTTTGCAAAATGCTTTAGAAAGATTAGATCGCCAAGCGATTCGCATCAGCACCTTTGGTTTGGTTAGCTGTGGTAAATCATCTTTGATTAATGCCCTCTTGGGAGAGGAAGTGGTAGCCACAGGGCCTTTGCATGGCGTGACCCAATCTCTGACTATTTTGCGTTGGAGTCCTTCCCTAGAATCAGGCTTAGACGCTGAATTAATCGATACTCCTGGTTTAGATGAAGTGACAGGGGAAGCAAGGGCAGTTATGGCGCGATCGATTGCTCAAAAATCTGACCTGATTTTATTTGTAGTGGCAGGAGATATTACTCGCACTGAATATCAAGCTCTCTGCGAATTAAGAAGTACCCAAAAGCCACTTATTCTAGTTTTTAATAAAATCGATCTCTATCCCGATCTCGATCGCCAAAAGATTTATCGACAGCTGCAAAAACTCAATGTGGCAAATAGTGGCAGCCTCCTGGAAGATATTATTGCCCCTCACGAAATTGTGACGGTGGCAGCCAAACCCCAACCAATCCAGGTGAGAACTGAATCGGCAGAAGGTACTGTAGCTCATACCTGGGAATATCCCGAACCTGAAATTGAATCTTTGAGGGATGCTTTAGTACAAATTCTCCAGCAGGAAGGAAAATCGTTGCTGGCACTCAACGCTTTAGTACAGGCGAGGGATGCCGAACTTAATATTGCCCGCAAAACCATCGAGTTGCGTCAGTTAGAGGCTCAAGAAATTATTGCTAAATATGCCCGCTATAAGGCGATCGCCGTTGCTGCTAACCCGATTATTTTTGCTGATTTAATTGGTGGTTTAGTGGCGGATCTAGCTTTAATTAGATCTTTATCCAAACTCTATGGTCTACCCATTACTACCTTTGAGGCAGGAAACTTACTCAGGCGAATTTTAGCTAGTACAGGAGGTTTATTACTAGGAGAAGTTGGCAGCAGCTTATTTTTAAGCGTTGGTAAAAGTGGTGCAATTTTGAGCAGTGGTTTTGATAGTGCTGGAGCAATTACCGCTTATCTAGGTACTGCTAGTGTCCAGGGAGCGATCGCTGGTTACGGTACATTTGTCATTGGTCGAGTAGCCCAGGTATATCTCGAACAAGGCTGTACCTGGGGCGAAATGGGTGCTTCAACCCTAATTAAACAGATTTTATCTCAGGTAGAACCAAATACGATTATCTACCGCTTAAAACAAGAATTGATGCAACTTTAA
- a CDS encoding HDIG domain-containing protein: MKSWHSLIQKIEGWRDKYQHQKFVWWGKKIRNKTLSELSFGSNYGQSGRKRHQTKLRDFIVMLVLSIIALTSVVGYRFYNQPQLTVGKIAPLTIKAPYSAQFEDTQTTLERRKEVQTGIIPILKQNEELTQEISDKLESYLQQIDELRKMAAPFPFAAPQALSLMSQKYIRFCPESEFKSVLASVKQNYGATNSKNLTLEKRPDFNLDLQKVATELEAYRKNNSETKFNTLIAQITLTRYRYSQAWKSIPQRKIAHLAEKELIILLDLSEREWKATKKTILQTAERILIQGIPLGLPSNLQEQAVTAQLNPQMPDLTEPIAYNLLLETLQPNLEEDKYATRKMAEKAGMAINSVVVEIEQGEVIVEQGAKITQANFVLLDGFKLSQRGVNWRGLELSALIVGGIVNLFLVIQRKIYSSIRHRDYLLLCLLAISAPLLSVFEFPHTSLPAIGLLVSSFYSPGLAICQVVLVTVLVMFSSQNIGSIYLLSGAIGGLIAAVFAGRLRSREAISKLGIAVGLSQIAVYLIVNLIISTSATTIWSAILPDATICGLFGVAWIVFAIGISPYLERFFDLITPIRLAELSNPNLPLLKRLATEAPGTFQHTMFVASLAEAAARELNCNVELVRAGTLYHDIGKMYDPLGFIENQMGDPNKHDAIDDPWVSAEIIKKHVSEGLVIARKYGLPKAIRDFIPQHQGTLLIVYFYYQAKQKAQESGAVVAEADFRYIGPIPQSREAGILMLADGCEAALRSLSDATPKQALATLQKIFKSRWQDRQLVDSGLSYDELPVIAEVFIRVWERFNHKRIVYPKGALDLAAKNNKLT, encoded by the coding sequence ATGAAAAGCTGGCATTCACTAATTCAAAAAATTGAGGGATGGCGAGACAAATATCAACACCAAAAATTCGTTTGGTGGGGAAAAAAAATTCGCAACAAAACTTTGAGCGAGTTGTCTTTTGGCTCTAATTATGGGCAATCAGGTAGAAAAAGACATCAAACCAAATTGAGAGATTTTATCGTCATGTTAGTTTTGAGCATTATTGCCTTGACTAGCGTAGTTGGTTACCGATTTTATAACCAGCCTCAATTAACCGTAGGGAAAATTGCTCCTCTCACAATTAAAGCTCCCTACTCAGCGCAGTTTGAAGACACCCAAACCACCTTAGAAAGACGCAAGGAAGTACAAACTGGAATCATTCCGATCCTCAAGCAGAATGAAGAACTAACCCAAGAAATTAGCGACAAACTGGAGTCATACCTCCAGCAGATTGATGAGCTGAGGAAAATGGCTGCACCTTTCCCCTTTGCTGCGCCACAAGCTCTCTCCTTAATGAGCCAGAAATATATTCGCTTTTGTCCAGAATCAGAATTTAAGTCGGTTTTAGCTTCTGTGAAGCAAAACTATGGGGCCACCAACTCGAAAAACTTAACTTTAGAAAAAAGACCAGACTTTAATCTCGACTTACAAAAAGTAGCTACCGAACTGGAGGCATACCGCAAAAATAATTCAGAAACTAAATTTAATACTCTTATAGCTCAAATTACTTTAACTCGTTATCGCTACTCCCAAGCTTGGAAAAGCATTCCACAAAGAAAGATTGCGCATTTGGCAGAAAAAGAATTAATTATCTTGCTCGACCTGAGCGAAAGAGAATGGAAAGCCACTAAAAAGACGATCTTACAAACTGCCGAGCGCATTTTAATTCAAGGAATTCCCTTGGGTCTACCCTCAAATTTACAGGAGCAAGCTGTTACTGCACAACTTAACCCACAGATGCCCGATCTCACGGAACCGATCGCCTACAATCTATTATTAGAGACCCTACAGCCCAACTTGGAAGAAGATAAATACGCTACGCGCAAGATGGCCGAAAAAGCGGGAATGGCAATTAATTCGGTGGTCGTGGAGATAGAACAGGGTGAGGTGATTGTTGAACAAGGAGCAAAAATTACTCAAGCAAATTTTGTTTTACTCGATGGCTTTAAATTAAGCCAACGTGGAGTCAACTGGAGAGGACTTGAACTATCAGCACTTATAGTCGGGGGGATTGTTAACTTATTTTTAGTGATTCAAAGAAAAATCTATTCTTCAATTCGCCATCGCGATTATTTACTGCTTTGTTTATTAGCAATTAGCGCACCTTTATTAAGTGTCTTTGAATTTCCCCACACCAGTTTACCTGCGATTGGGCTATTAGTTAGCAGTTTTTACAGCCCTGGTTTAGCGATTTGCCAGGTGGTATTGGTGACAGTACTAGTAATGTTTAGTAGTCAGAATATTGGCTCGATCTATCTTTTATCAGGGGCGATCGGGGGCTTAATTGCTGCTGTTTTTGCAGGTAGATTACGTTCACGAGAAGCAATTTCTAAATTGGGTATTGCAGTAGGTCTATCTCAAATAGCTGTTTACCTAATTGTCAACCTGATTATAAGTACCAGTGCCACCACTATTTGGTCGGCAATCTTACCTGATGCTACTATTTGCGGTTTATTTGGCGTAGCTTGGATTGTGTTCGCCATTGGGATCTCTCCTTATCTCGAACGCTTTTTTGACTTGATTACCCCCATTCGCCTAGCAGAATTATCCAATCCTAATTTGCCGTTACTCAAAAGATTGGCAACTGAAGCACCAGGAACTTTCCAGCACACCATGTTTGTCGCTTCCTTAGCCGAAGCTGCTGCGAGAGAATTGAACTGCAACGTAGAATTGGTGAGAGCAGGGACTTTGTATCATGACATCGGTAAAATGTATGACCCTTTGGGATTTATTGAAAATCAAATGGGCGATCCCAACAAACATGATGCCATCGACGATCCTTGGGTCAGTGCTGAGATCATTAAAAAACATGTTAGTGAAGGATTAGTCATAGCGCGAAAATACGGTTTGCCCAAAGCCATTCGTGATTTTATTCCCCAACATCAAGGCACGTTACTAATTGTCTATTTCTACTACCAGGCAAAGCAAAAAGCTCAAGAGTCGGGAGCCGTAGTGGCAGAAGCCGATTTTCGCTATATTGGGCCTATTCCCCAGTCCAGAGAGGCTGGTATTTTGATGCTGGCAGATGGTTGTGAGGCAGCGCTGCGATCGCTATCCGATGCGACACCCAAACAGGCTCTAGCTACCCTGCAAAAAATTTTTAAGTCTCGTTGGCAAGATCGTCAGTTAGTTGATAGTGGGCTAAGCTATGATGAACTACCAGTAATTGCTGAAGTTTTTATCCGTGTTTGGGAACGGTTTAACCATAAGCGGATCGTTTATCCCAAAGGCGCGCTGGATTTAGCCGCCAAAAATAATAAATTGACTTAA
- a CDS encoding YbjQ family protein has product MLVTTTDTIQNQPIAAYLGVVTAEVVYGTNALRDLFAGIRDVIGGRTGSYEKVFEQGQQKAIAELKERAQRLNADAVVGIEIDTGTINVDNKGVLLLITATGTAVKLA; this is encoded by the coding sequence ATGTTAGTTACCACAACTGATACAATTCAAAATCAACCGATTGCAGCCTATTTGGGAGTAGTGACAGCAGAGGTAGTATATGGCACTAATGCCTTACGCGATCTGTTTGCGGGAATTCGCGACGTAATTGGTGGACGCACTGGTAGCTATGAAAAGGTTTTTGAACAAGGACAACAAAAGGCAATCGCTGAACTAAAAGAACGCGCTCAAAGATTAAATGCCGATGCCGTAGTTGGGATTGAAATCGATACAGGAACAATTAATGTAGACAACAAAGGCGTGCTGTTATTAATTACGGCAACAGGAACAGCCGTTAAACTAGCCTAA